One Drosophila kikkawai strain 14028-0561.14 chromosome 3L, DkikHiC1v2, whole genome shotgun sequence genomic window carries:
- the LOC108084384 gene encoding LOW QUALITY PROTEIN: putative nuclease HARBI1 (The sequence of the model RefSeq protein was modified relative to this genomic sequence to represent the inferred CDS: deleted 1 base in 1 codon; substituted 2 bases at 2 genomic stop codons) has protein sequence METMEVWSSKQTKKMPFLFSIACFEARKRQKLLQLRKSGHLRFYTCIFNVTDESFVNFYRIDKYIFRRILETVKPHLKVTTLSFPIQLAAVLRXLDTGCYQLAVAKDYQINFGCCTFGKILHVFIPLLDRLLCQDAISLQMSRQQMQISFEYFLRKYQLPRIVAFLDGTHIRIQKPLNNSSVFFNRKGYYSLNAMVVCNSNMEIIAIGATHPGSCHDSFIWNHSSAKEYLSTTINRHFVLADSGYALESIVLTPYRSAEYGTYRHTFNLRHSRARNIVERTIGVRCLQRCSIYEPLFCCRIVNVSCALHNLCRRXNLNISEEYRFDDTQDILYDNEVEGDEGESERDEIAHTYMKYEQK, from the exons CAGGAAGAGGCAGAAATTGCTTCAACTAAGAAAATCTGGGCATCTAAGATTCTATACATGTATTTTCAATGTGACCGACGAAAG ctTTGTTAATTTCTATAGGATtgacaaatatattttcagaagGATTTTGGAGACAGTCAAGCCACATTTGAAGGTTACGACATTGTCT TTTCCAATCCAATTGGCTGCTGTATTGCGATAGCTAGATACTGGCTGCTACCAGCTTGCAGTGGCCAAGGATTATCAGATAAACTTTGGATGCTGTACATTCGGGAAGATTCTGCATGTATTTATTCCGTTGCTAGACAGGCTTCTCTGTCAGGATGCGATAAGCCTCCAAATGTCTAGGCAACAAATGCAGATATCTTTCGAGTACTTCTTAAGAAAATATCAACTGCCAAGAATAGTTGCCTTTTTGGATGGAACTCACATTAGAATACAAAAGCCGTTAAATAATTCCTCTGTTTTCTTTAATAGAAAGGGGTATTATAGTTTAAACGCCATGGTA GtttgcaacagcaacatggAGATCATCGCCATTGGTGCCACTCACCCTGGGTCCTGCCATGACTCTTTTATATGGAATCATTCCAGTGCCAAAGAATACCTCTCTACCACTATAAACCGTCATTTTGTATTGGCGGACTCCGGATACGCGCTAGAGAGCATTGTTTTAACTCCCTACAGGAGCGCAGAGTATGGAACATATCGCCATACCTTTAATTTAAGGCATTCTCGAGCTAGAAACATTGTCGAACGGACTATTGGAGTTCGCTGCCTACAACGATGCTCAATATATGAGCCATTGTTTTGTTGCAGAATAGTAAATGTATCCTGTGCTCTGCACAACTTATGTAGAAGGTGAAATTTGAACATTTCGGAGGAATATCGATTTGACGACACACAAGATATTTTATACGACAATGAAGTAGAAGGAGATGAGGGAGAATCTGAACGAGATGAAATTGCTcatacatatatgaaatatgaacaaaaataA